The following proteins come from a genomic window of Gordonia westfalica:
- a CDS encoding AMP-binding protein, with the protein MQIADFLDKGASLDPSAPCFTTDGASLTYAEVVDLTRVVAAALVRRGVGPGDKVAVLSANDPTAFGAVFGISRAGAVWCPINPRNEASENRTLLDRFDCVTLLYQKSFTPLVDSIRDSLPRIHTWVCLDDDAPAPDTLSWPEFIGPATEPVGEGSVPVSAVDDLAMIAGTGGTTGTPKGVMLTGFNLETMTSLTLMSYPFDGRPVYLALAPLTHAAGVLCFPILCLGGEIVIMRKPDVEDFLTLVERHRVTHTFLPPTLLYMVLASPSLERTDCSALQCFWYGAAPMSPARLEEALTRIGPVMAQLFGQTEAPMMVSTMSPADHFRPDGSVATERLSSAGRPTPLVTLAIMDAKGNHMPRGERGEIVIRSSLVTPGYYRNAEATAEASKFGWHHTGDIGYVDDDGFLFIVDRAKDMIITGGFNVYSVEVEQALLAHPDIQDCAVIGRPDDKWGERVEAVVQPRAGQSVDPQAVIAFVKARIGSVKTPKVVHVWPDLPRSKVGKVLKPEVKSQLSAPA; encoded by the coding sequence ATGCAGATCGCAGACTTCCTCGACAAGGGCGCGTCACTCGACCCGTCCGCGCCCTGCTTCACGACCGACGGGGCCTCGTTGACCTATGCGGAGGTCGTCGACCTGACTCGGGTGGTGGCCGCTGCACTGGTACGACGCGGCGTCGGTCCGGGAGACAAGGTCGCCGTCCTGTCCGCGAACGACCCGACGGCCTTCGGCGCCGTGTTCGGGATCAGCCGTGCCGGTGCCGTCTGGTGCCCGATCAATCCGCGCAACGAAGCGAGCGAGAACCGAACGCTCCTCGACAGATTCGACTGTGTGACACTCCTGTATCAGAAGTCGTTCACACCGCTCGTCGACTCGATCCGCGATTCACTCCCCCGGATTCACACGTGGGTCTGCCTCGACGACGACGCGCCGGCGCCGGACACCTTGTCCTGGCCGGAATTCATCGGCCCGGCAACCGAACCCGTAGGTGAGGGCAGTGTCCCGGTATCCGCCGTCGACGATCTGGCGATGATCGCGGGTACCGGAGGCACAACGGGAACGCCCAAAGGCGTGATGCTCACGGGGTTCAACCTGGAGACGATGACGTCGCTGACGTTGATGAGCTATCCGTTCGACGGCCGCCCCGTCTACCTGGCGCTGGCGCCCCTCACCCACGCCGCCGGCGTGCTCTGTTTCCCGATCCTGTGCCTGGGTGGCGAGATCGTCATCATGCGGAAGCCCGATGTCGAGGACTTCCTGACGCTGGTGGAGCGGCATCGGGTCACCCACACCTTCCTGCCTCCGACACTGCTGTACATGGTGCTCGCCTCGCCGTCCCTGGAGCGAACGGATTGCTCTGCACTGCAATGTTTCTGGTACGGCGCCGCACCCATGTCACCGGCCCGGCTGGAAGAGGCACTCACCCGCATCGGTCCGGTGATGGCGCAACTGTTCGGACAGACCGAGGCGCCGATGATGGTGTCGACCATGTCGCCCGCGGACCACTTCCGGCCCGACGGTTCGGTGGCAACCGAACGACTCTCCTCTGCAGGCCGACCGACGCCGCTGGTCACCCTCGCCATCATGGACGCCAAGGGCAACCACATGCCACGCGGCGAACGTGGCGAGATCGTCATCCGGTCGTCGCTGGTCACGCCGGGCTACTACCGGAATGCGGAGGCCACCGCCGAGGCGTCGAAGTTCGGTTGGCACCACACCGGCGACATCGGCTACGTCGACGACGACGGCTTTCTGTTCATCGTCGACCGCGCCAAGGACATGATCATCACCGGCGGCTTCAACGTCTATTCGGTGGAGGTCGAGCAGGCACTCCTGGCGCACCCCGACATCCAGGACTGCGCGGTGATCGGCCGCCCCGACGACAAGTGGGGCGAACGGGTCGAGGCGGTCGTCCAACCCCGGGCCGGGCAGTCCGTCGATCCCCAAGCAGTGATCGCCTTCGTCAAGGCCCGCATCGGAAGCGTCAAGACGCCGAAGGTGGTGCACGTCTGGCCGGATCTCCCGAGGTCGAAGGTCGGGAAGGTGCTCAAACCCGAGGTGAAGTCGCAGCTGTCTGCACCGGCCTGA
- a CDS encoding arabinofuranosidase encodes MLLPQRILARRTRFGALTVAVLALSALVAATPGTADAANWRYTMVAFSNTSARHMDVYQSSDATRFTPLRFGAYRPPSGLVRDPSIFRNSDGWYYVTYTTGSTTIGFARSRDRVNWTFMHNYPVPLCCAFLPGTGDGSGSSAGSLSFGSAGSSDGPSLSPFTTKAWAPEWFVEGGRINVILSMSTGGGFVPYLMTALEPGLRLWSPPVPILGLRADRIDTTIVKVGATYHAFTKNETKKVIEHAVSGSLGGPYRFVAPGPWGRLVEGPQVVRLPNGNWRLYLDSYRDRRYFYSDSSDGLRTWTPLKELPGLSGSARHFGVIREPV; translated from the coding sequence ATGTTGCTGCCCCAGCGAATCCTCGCGCGCCGGACCCGCTTCGGTGCGTTGACGGTCGCGGTCCTCGCGCTCTCGGCGCTGGTGGCCGCGACACCCGGTACCGCCGACGCGGCGAACTGGCGCTACACCATGGTGGCGTTCTCCAACACCAGCGCCCGTCACATGGACGTGTACCAATCCTCGGATGCGACCCGGTTCACACCGCTCCGCTTCGGGGCCTATCGGCCGCCGTCGGGCCTGGTGCGCGATCCGAGCATCTTCCGCAATTCGGACGGGTGGTACTACGTCACGTACACCACCGGCTCGACGACGATCGGTTTCGCACGCAGTCGTGACCGGGTGAACTGGACGTTCATGCACAACTATCCGGTGCCCCTGTGCTGCGCCTTCCTGCCCGGCACGGGGGATGGGTCCGGGTCGTCGGCGGGTTCACTGAGCTTCGGATCGGCGGGCTCCAGCGACGGACCGTCGTTGTCGCCGTTCACGACCAAGGCCTGGGCGCCGGAATGGTTCGTCGAAGGTGGCCGGATCAACGTGATCCTGTCGATGTCGACCGGTGGCGGCTTTGTGCCGTACCTGATGACCGCGCTCGAGCCGGGGCTCCGGCTGTGGAGTCCGCCTGTTCCGATCCTCGGCCTCCGGGCGGACCGCATCGACACCACCATCGTGAAGGTCGGCGCGACGTATCACGCGTTCACCAAGAACGAGACCAAGAAGGTCATCGAACATGCGGTCTCAGGGTCGTTGGGAGGCCCTTACCGATTTGTTGCGCCGGGTCCGTGGGGTCGGCTTGTGGAAGGACCACAGGTGGTCAGACTGCCCAACGGGAACTGGCGTCTCTATCTCGACTCCTACCGGGACCGGCGGTACTTCTACTCCGACAGCAGTGACGGGCTGCGGACCTGGACGCCGCTGAAGGAGCTACCCGGACTCTCCGGATCGGCCCGCCACTTCGGCGTGATCCGGGAACCGGTCTAG
- a CDS encoding DUF1214 domain-containing protein → MSGHVNVDNFVRAETHRMFADIQLAAGGVGKFRHNREPASIDEQTVIRLNRDTLYSFAVVDLAEPAVLTLPDAGERYVSAMIVNENHYVGGVLHAAGEHTLTQEQYGSRYVLVAVRILVDPTDADDVATVGVLQDQTTVTSGSSESFVSPDYDTASLDATRNALLELAKGLDSFDRTFGTREEVDPVRHLIGCAAGWGGLPTSEATYVGVDPATGPGHYELVFADVPVDAFWSVSVYNAAGFFEPNEKNLYTVNSVTGVRNDDGSITVRFIPDAGGDVPPNAIVTPEGWNYLIRLYRPRPEILDGTWAPPKLQAVAQS, encoded by the coding sequence ATGTCGGGCCATGTCAACGTGGACAACTTCGTTCGGGCGGAGACGCACCGGATGTTCGCCGACATCCAGCTGGCCGCCGGCGGGGTGGGGAAGTTCCGGCACAACCGGGAACCCGCCTCGATCGACGAGCAGACGGTGATCCGGCTCAACCGCGACACGCTCTACAGCTTCGCGGTCGTCGATCTCGCCGAGCCGGCCGTCCTGACACTGCCCGACGCGGGCGAGCGTTACGTGTCCGCGATGATCGTGAACGAGAACCACTACGTCGGTGGTGTTCTCCACGCGGCGGGTGAGCACACGCTGACTCAGGAGCAGTACGGATCGCGGTATGTCCTCGTCGCCGTACGGATACTGGTCGACCCGACCGACGCCGACGACGTCGCGACGGTCGGTGTGCTGCAGGACCAGACGACGGTCACGTCCGGGTCGTCGGAATCGTTCGTCTCTCCCGACTACGACACCGCAAGCCTCGACGCGACTCGCAACGCTTTGCTGGAGCTGGCGAAGGGTCTCGACTCCTTCGACCGCACCTTCGGCACCCGCGAGGAGGTCGACCCGGTGCGCCACCTCATCGGATGCGCCGCGGGCTGGGGTGGACTCCCGACATCGGAGGCGACGTACGTCGGCGTCGACCCCGCCACCGGCCCCGGGCACTACGAACTCGTCTTCGCCGATGTCCCGGTCGACGCCTTCTGGTCGGTGTCGGTCTACAACGCGGCCGGGTTCTTCGAGCCGAACGAGAAGAACCTCTACACGGTCAACAGCGTCACCGGTGTACGCAACGACGACGGTTCGATCACCGTGCGGTTCATCCCCGACGCCGGTGGTGACGTCCCGCCCAACGCGATCGTGACCCCTGAGGGCTGGAACTACCTCATCCGCCTCTACCGCCCGCGTCCCGAGATCCTCGACGGCACCTGGGCTCCGCCGAAGCTGCAGGCGGTTGCCCAGTCCTGA
- a CDS encoding TetR/AcrR family transcriptional regulator yields MRADAARRRQAIVREASRLFAAQGGGVALETVAEGAGVGIATLYRNFDSRHALADEVALTILGDIGRAADDGLDAITTSPDDAWTTFVNRLVELNLGALSAALADYVTAAVRDKQSQTLTRVEELLDTAKRAGLVRDDLDALELIVGIGLITRPQPDVVRAATPNLVPRLVSILLAGMRPPVVD; encoded by the coding sequence ATGCGAGCAGATGCAGCGCGACGCCGTCAGGCGATCGTCAGGGAAGCCAGTCGCCTGTTCGCGGCGCAAGGCGGTGGCGTCGCACTCGAGACGGTCGCCGAGGGTGCCGGCGTGGGAATCGCCACCCTGTACCGGAACTTCGACTCACGGCACGCGCTCGCCGACGAGGTGGCGCTCACGATCCTCGGCGACATCGGAAGAGCCGCCGACGACGGCCTCGACGCGATCACCACGTCACCCGACGACGCGTGGACGACATTTGTGAATCGGCTCGTCGAACTGAACCTCGGCGCCCTTTCGGCCGCGTTGGCCGACTACGTGACCGCCGCGGTCAGGGACAAACAGTCCCAGACCCTGACCCGCGTCGAAGAATTGCTCGACACAGCCAAGAGGGCAGGCCTGGTCCGCGATGACCTGGACGCACTCGAGTTGATCGTCGGGATCGGACTCATCACACGTCCTCAGCCCGACGTCGTCCGGGCCGCGACTCCGAACCTCGTGCCGAGGCTGGTGTCCATACTGTTGGCGGGAATGCGGCCGCCGGTCGTGGACTGA
- a CDS encoding fatty acid desaturase produces MSTAPLESAPDTPPLEWRDKKRHLWLLGLIPPTSVFLAMALVAAFNAIGHGLDAVSPAWWWIGPMLVYVLLPILDVFFGPDGSNPPEELMEQLENDKYYRYCTYIYIPFQIASLVVACYLWTADDLSWLGIDGGLGLVSKIGLALSIGVMGGIGINTAHELGHKKDDLERWLSKITLAQTFYGHFYIEHNRGHHVRVATPEDPASSRFGETFWRFLPRSVWGSLKSSIELERKRLDRAGKPFWHPSNDVLNAWAMSIALWGVLAAVFGWQVLPFLVIQAVYGFSLLETVNYLEHYGLMRQKTKTGRYERCTPEHSWNSDHICTNIFLYHLQRHSDHHANPTRRYQTLRSFDGAPNLPSGYASMITLAYFPPIWRAVMDKRVLDHYDGDIELVNVAPHRRERILAAHGVAGKDDNR; encoded by the coding sequence ATGAGTACCGCACCGCTCGAATCCGCCCCTGATACCCCGCCGCTGGAATGGCGCGACAAGAAGCGCCATCTCTGGCTGCTCGGCCTCATCCCGCCGACGTCGGTCTTTCTGGCGATGGCGCTCGTCGCCGCCTTCAACGCGATCGGCCACGGTCTCGACGCAGTGTCGCCGGCCTGGTGGTGGATCGGCCCGATGCTGGTCTATGTCCTGCTGCCGATCCTCGATGTCTTCTTCGGACCCGACGGCTCGAATCCGCCCGAGGAGCTGATGGAGCAGCTGGAGAACGACAAGTACTACCGCTACTGCACCTACATCTACATCCCGTTCCAGATCGCCAGCCTCGTGGTGGCCTGCTACCTCTGGACCGCCGACGACCTCAGCTGGCTCGGCATCGACGGCGGTCTGGGCCTCGTCTCCAAGATCGGTCTCGCACTGTCCATCGGCGTCATGGGCGGAATCGGCATCAACACCGCTCACGAACTCGGTCACAAGAAGGACGATCTCGAGCGCTGGCTCTCGAAGATCACGCTCGCGCAGACCTTCTACGGGCACTTCTACATCGAGCACAACCGCGGGCATCACGTCCGCGTCGCCACCCCCGAGGACCCGGCGAGCTCGCGCTTCGGTGAGACCTTCTGGCGATTCCTGCCGCGCAGCGTGTGGGGCAGCCTGAAGTCGTCGATCGAGTTGGAGCGCAAGCGCCTCGACCGTGCGGGCAAGCCGTTCTGGCACCCGAGCAACGACGTCCTCAACGCGTGGGCGATGTCGATCGCGTTGTGGGGTGTGCTCGCCGCCGTGTTCGGCTGGCAGGTCCTGCCGTTCCTCGTCATCCAGGCCGTCTACGGGTTCTCGCTGCTCGAGACCGTCAACTACCTCGAGCACTACGGCCTGATGCGCCAGAAGACCAAGACCGGACGCTACGAGCGCTGCACCCCGGAGCACAGCTGGAACTCCGATCACATCTGCACGAACATCTTCCTGTATCACCTTCAGCGACACAGTGATCACCACGCCAACCCCACTCGGCGCTATCAGACCCTGCGTAGCTTCGACGGCGCGCCGAACCTGCCGAGCGGATATGCCAGCATGATCACGCTCGCGTACTTCCCGCCCATCTGGCGTGCGGTCATGGACAAGAGGGTTCTGGACCACTACGACGGCGACATCGAACTCGTCAACGTCGCGCCGCATCGTCGTGAACGCATCCTCGCTGCGCACGGCGTCGCCGGGAAGGACGACAACCGATGA
- a CDS encoding rubredoxin has protein sequence MSAYRCPVCDFVYDEATGAPREGFPAGTAWADIPDDWACPDCGVREKIDFERAGSEAGGPTSTRGA, from the coding sequence ATGAGCGCCTACCGTTGTCCGGTCTGCGATTTCGTCTACGACGAGGCGACCGGCGCACCCCGCGAAGGCTTCCCGGCCGGCACCGCCTGGGCCGACATCCCCGATGACTGGGCATGCCCCGACTGCGGCGTCCGCGAGAAGATCGATTTCGAGCGCGCCGGGAGCGAAGCGGGCGGGCCCACATCCACTCGAGGAGCGTAA
- a CDS encoding rubredoxin, protein MNFKLFRCEVCGFEYDEELGWPEDGIEPGTRWADIPDDWSCPDCGAAKADFEMIEVARP, encoded by the coding sequence ATGAATTTCAAGCTGTTCCGCTGCGAGGTCTGCGGATTCGAGTACGACGAAGAGCTCGGTTGGCCGGAGGACGGCATCGAGCCCGGCACCCGCTGGGCCGACATCCCCGACGACTGGAGCTGCCCCGACTGCGGTGCCGCCAAGGCCGACTTCGAGATGATCGAGGTGGCCCGCCCGTGA
- a CDS encoding NAD(P)/FAD-dependent oxidoreductase, which produces MNSVPDGRPGSSVVIVGTGVAGITAAETLRANGFDGSITVFGEEPHLPYRRTALSKGILDGDLSDAKITLRPPGYWDERGIRIVSSVRVTGVDAASRTVELADGSVVGYDALVLATGGTARHLPGASSDLLSLRTRHDIDRARARIDSGPVVIVGGGLIGLEIAAAVASSEQRAGSTGQITVLEAAGSLLSRVVPDTVAEAVATLHRDRGVQIVTDARITAADAGAVTLSDGTRVTGTVIGAIGMQPDTALADGAGLRVSPAGIVVDEALRTSTPGIYAAGDVAARPHPLTGEPMRAEQWLTATEHGKLVAMTIAADLGLATGPSTPIPRVPLAWSMQYSSNIQMVGWPAMANRFDMDVDARTGSGTCADGFAATVRCFDDDRLVGAVCMGRGGAGRALRTEIEDTLEPVGAAG; this is translated from the coding sequence GTGAATTCCGTTCCCGACGGTCGGCCCGGGTCATCGGTGGTGATCGTCGGGACGGGGGTCGCTGGTATCACTGCCGCGGAAACGCTGCGCGCCAACGGCTTCGACGGCAGCATCACCGTCTTCGGCGAGGAACCCCACCTCCCCTACCGCCGTACCGCGCTCAGCAAGGGCATCCTCGACGGCGACCTGTCCGACGCCAAGATCACACTGCGGCCACCGGGATACTGGGACGAGCGCGGCATCCGGATCGTGTCGTCCGTCCGGGTCACCGGCGTCGACGCCGCATCCAGAACCGTTGAGCTCGCCGACGGTTCGGTGGTCGGCTATGACGCGCTCGTCCTCGCGACCGGCGGCACGGCGCGTCACCTGCCCGGCGCATCGTCGGATCTGTTGTCCCTGCGCACCCGCCACGACATCGACCGTGCCCGTGCCCGGATCGACTCGGGTCCGGTGGTCATCGTCGGCGGCGGACTGATCGGCCTGGAGATCGCCGCCGCAGTGGCGTCATCCGAGCAGCGTGCGGGCTCCACCGGGCAGATCACCGTCCTCGAGGCCGCAGGCTCGTTGCTGTCCCGCGTCGTCCCGGACACCGTCGCGGAAGCCGTCGCCACACTTCACCGCGATCGCGGCGTGCAGATCGTCACCGACGCCCGGATCACCGCCGCCGACGCCGGCGCGGTGACGCTGTCCGACGGCACCCGTGTGACCGGGACCGTGATCGGCGCCATCGGGATGCAACCCGACACCGCGCTCGCCGATGGGGCAGGACTCCGGGTGAGCCCTGCGGGCATCGTCGTCGACGAAGCTCTGCGCACCTCCACACCCGGGATCTATGCCGCCGGCGACGTAGCGGCGCGGCCTCATCCGCTGACGGGTGAGCCGATGCGGGCCGAGCAGTGGCTGACCGCGACCGAGCACGGCAAACTGGTGGCCATGACCATCGCCGCCGACCTCGGCCTCGCCACGGGCCCCTCGACCCCGATCCCGCGCGTCCCGCTCGCGTGGTCGATGCAGTACAGCAGCAACATCCAGATGGTCGGATGGCCGGCGATGGCGAACCGGTTCGACATGGACGTCGACGCCAGAACCGGCTCGGGCACCTGCGCCGACGGATTCGCCGCCACCGTCCGCTGTTTCGACGACGATCGTCTCGTCGGCGCGGTCTGCATGGGACGCGGCGGCGCCGGACGTGCGCTCCGCACCGAGATCGAGGACACCCTGGAGCCGGTCGGCGCCGCGGGATGA
- a CDS encoding TetR family transcriptional regulator, giving the protein MTTRNYAQDSKALLRNSLLDGLHDLLMERDWSAVRMSDVASATGVSRQTVYNEFGSRYGLAQGYAVRLASRFAGHVADSLAEHVDDVTGALRTAFSEYFTGVATDPLIASLLSGEAKPDLMKLITTDVAPIIATASDRLSQAFRESTWLSMPDSDIERIALTITRMALSYVAMPPEGDRDVAADLADIIAPAIEAARSRS; this is encoded by the coding sequence ATGACGACGCGGAACTACGCCCAGGACAGCAAGGCGCTGCTGCGGAACTCCCTGCTCGACGGATTGCACGACCTGCTGATGGAGCGGGACTGGTCGGCGGTGCGGATGTCGGATGTCGCCTCCGCCACCGGTGTCAGCCGGCAGACGGTCTACAACGAGTTCGGCTCGCGGTACGGACTCGCGCAGGGCTATGCCGTCCGGCTGGCCAGCCGGTTCGCCGGTCACGTCGCCGACTCGCTCGCCGAGCACGTCGACGACGTCACCGGTGCACTGCGCACCGCGTTCAGCGAGTACTTCACCGGCGTCGCCACCGACCCCCTCATCGCGTCGCTGCTCTCCGGTGAGGCGAAACCGGATCTGATGAAGCTCATCACCACCGATGTGGCGCCGATCATCGCGACGGCGAGCGACCGCCTGTCCCAGGCGTTCCGCGAGTCGACGTGGCTGTCGATGCCCGACTCCGACATCGAACGCATCGCCCTCACGATCACCCGCATGGCGCTGAGCTACGTCGCGATGCCACCGGAAGGCGACCGCGACGTCGCCGCCGACCTCGCCGACATCATCGCACCGGCCATCGAGGCGGCACGGTCGCGGAGCTGA
- a CDS encoding phospholipase D-like domain-containing protein: MADDPGREPILRAGDTCREIATADRVACIVDAADYFLHAKSALLQARRRVVLIGWDVDTRISLDPRSADGEIPDRLGEFLKWLIANRPGLEIHVLRWSTGAFTGMLRGVAPPFVQDLLTGRRLHYRIDAAHPVSAAHHQKIAVIDDQFAFCGGIDMTVDRWDTSEHLSHNEYRRDPDGEPHGPWHDVTVALDGDAARVVAGVAVDRWEAATGERLAPLVDNEGPDIWPEDLGVMFTDCEVGVARTIPHYNDIPEVDEIRRLYLAAFAAARRTIYIESQYLAAREIAEALAERLAEPDGPEIVVVLPRHADSPVERLAMDGARHKLLRMLWRADVHDRFRAYHPVTAEGDEIYVHAKVLVVDDVLLRIGSSNLNNRSLGFDSECDVAIEARWDDPDDAGIRDTISSMRTRLLSEHLGVDAEVFDDAVREENSLIGAIGSLTSPGRTLELFDRESTEDEASIIAENELVDPEDARTPLVERVYRGVLRRGVGKRLLR, encoded by the coding sequence ATGGCGGACGATCCGGGGCGCGAGCCGATATTGCGTGCGGGGGACACCTGCCGGGAGATCGCGACCGCCGACCGTGTCGCCTGCATCGTCGACGCGGCGGACTACTTCCTGCATGCCAAGTCGGCATTGCTGCAGGCACGACGCCGGGTCGTCCTGATCGGCTGGGACGTGGACACACGGATCAGCCTCGACCCGCGGTCCGCCGACGGCGAGATCCCCGACCGACTCGGCGAGTTCCTCAAATGGCTCATCGCGAACCGGCCGGGCCTCGAGATCCACGTCCTGCGCTGGAGCACCGGCGCGTTCACCGGGATGTTGCGCGGCGTGGCGCCGCCGTTCGTCCAGGACCTCCTCACCGGCCGTCGCCTGCACTACCGCATCGACGCCGCGCACCCGGTGTCGGCCGCGCACCACCAGAAGATCGCGGTCATCGACGACCAGTTCGCGTTCTGCGGCGGTATCGACATGACGGTCGACCGCTGGGACACCTCGGAGCATCTGTCGCACAACGAGTACCGCCGCGATCCCGACGGCGAACCACACGGTCCGTGGCATGACGTGACGGTCGCGCTGGACGGGGATGCCGCTCGCGTCGTCGCCGGTGTCGCGGTGGACCGGTGGGAGGCGGCGACCGGTGAGCGACTGGCCCCCCTCGTCGACAACGAGGGCCCCGACATCTGGCCGGAGGATCTCGGGGTGATGTTCACCGACTGCGAGGTCGGGGTCGCCCGAACCATCCCGCACTACAACGACATCCCGGAGGTCGACGAGATCCGCCGCCTGTACCTGGCGGCGTTCGCGGCCGCCCGGCGCACGATCTACATCGAGAGCCAGTATCTGGCGGCCCGCGAGATCGCGGAGGCCCTCGCCGAGCGACTCGCCGAACCCGACGGCCCGGAGATCGTCGTGGTCCTCCCACGTCACGCCGACAGCCCGGTGGAGCGCCTCGCCATGGACGGCGCCCGCCACAAGCTGCTCAGGATGTTGTGGCGCGCCGACGTCCACGACCGCTTCCGTGCCTACCATCCGGTGACCGCGGAGGGCGACGAGATCTACGTGCATGCCAAGGTGCTCGTCGTCGACGACGTGCTGCTGCGCATCGGCTCATCCAATCTCAACAACCGGTCCCTCGGTTTCGACAGCGAATGCGACGTGGCGATCGAGGCGCGATGGGACGATCCCGACGACGCGGGAATCCGCGACACCATCTCGTCGATGCGGACCCGGCTGCTGTCCGAACACCTCGGTGTCGACGCGGAGGTGTTCGACGACGCTGTGCGGGAAGAGAATTCGCTGATCGGCGCGATCGGGTCGCTCACCTCGCCGGGGCGCACGCTCGAACTGTTCGACCGCGAGTCGACCGAGGACGAGGCGTCGATCATCGCCGAGAACGAACTGGTGGACCCGGAGGATGCGCGTACCCCGTTGGTGGAGAGGGTCTACCGCGGAGTGCTCCGGCGTGGGGTCGGAAAGAGGTTGCTGCGCTGA
- a CDS encoding CHAP domain-containing protein yields the protein MTPETANDLEQRPTRSRRRPTLVAATVIVVVLLVGTGIVAWRAVPERWLPWDTAEFPQVDASQLSPAQNRIVDLLRAEHAAQRPGTFYSEGVDEPWCANFVSWIMREAGTPFANPHSGHWRIPGVFTLQEYFQDAGRFEPGGDYTPRVGDVVIYDRSSALGQHTNIVVGVDGDEATTVGGNEMRKIRIHDLDWKSDGGVVGFGRVDHARTADR from the coding sequence ATGACACCCGAAACCGCGAACGACCTCGAACAACGGCCGACCCGCAGTCGACGGCGCCCGACGCTCGTCGCGGCCACCGTGATCGTCGTGGTCCTGCTCGTGGGCACCGGGATCGTCGCGTGGCGCGCCGTTCCGGAGCGGTGGCTGCCCTGGGACACCGCGGAGTTTCCGCAGGTCGACGCCTCACAACTGTCGCCGGCGCAGAACCGGATCGTCGATCTGCTGCGCGCCGAGCACGCCGCGCAGCGCCCCGGCACGTTCTACTCCGAAGGCGTCGACGAGCCGTGGTGCGCGAACTTCGTCAGCTGGATCATGCGCGAGGCCGGGACCCCGTTCGCCAACCCCCACTCGGGTCACTGGCGGATCCCGGGAGTGTTCACCTTGCAGGAGTACTTCCAGGACGCCGGCCGCTTCGAGCCCGGCGGCGATTACACGCCCCGCGTGGGCGACGTCGTGATCTACGACCGGTCGTCGGCGCTGGGCCAGCACACCAACATCGTGGTCGGGGTCGACGGTGACGAGGCGACGACGGTCGGGGGCAACGAGATGCGGAAGATCCGAATACACGACCTGGACTGGAAGTCCGACGGAGGCGTCGTCGGGTTCGGACGCGTCGACCACGCGCGGACCGCGGACCGGTGA
- a CDS encoding DUF2461 domain-containing protein codes for MSFTGFPEAALDFYDDLEIDNSKYFWEQHKETYKTAVAEPMAALTDALADEFGAAKLFRPYRDVRFSKDKTPYKTHQGAFVAVSAATGYYIQIGAPGVRVGAGFYEATPARLAEIRKAIDHDRHGPELVRTVRKLTKAGWEVDGQRLKTAPRGYDADHPRIEWLRHKSLFVGKDYGFDEVIHTADLVDRVRKDWRATKPLVEWIAAHSAT; via the coding sequence ATGAGCTTCACCGGTTTCCCCGAGGCTGCGCTGGACTTCTACGACGATCTCGAGATCGACAACTCGAAGTACTTCTGGGAGCAGCACAAAGAGACCTACAAGACGGCGGTGGCCGAACCGATGGCGGCACTCACCGATGCGCTGGCCGACGAGTTCGGCGCGGCCAAACTGTTCCGGCCGTACCGGGACGTCCGGTTCTCCAAGGACAAGACGCCGTACAAGACCCATCAGGGCGCTTTTGTCGCAGTGTCGGCCGCGACCGGCTACTACATCCAGATCGGCGCGCCCGGGGTCCGGGTCGGCGCCGGTTTCTACGAGGCGACACCCGCGCGCCTCGCCGAGATCCGCAAGGCCATCGACCACGACCGGCACGGCCCCGAGCTGGTTCGTACCGTCCGCAAGCTCACCAAGGCGGGCTGGGAGGTCGACGGGCAACGCCTGAAGACCGCTCCCCGCGGCTACGACGCCGACCACCCACGCATCGAATGGCTCCGGCACAAGTCGCTGTTCGTCGGCAAGGACTACGGTTTCGACGAGGTCATCCACACCGCTGATCTCGTAGACCGCGTCCGCAAGGACTGGCGGGCCACCAAGCCGCTCGTCGAATGGATCGCGGCGCACTCGGCCACCTGA